The following are encoded together in the Apus apus isolate bApuApu2 chromosome 7, bApuApu2.pri.cur, whole genome shotgun sequence genome:
- the LOC127387336 gene encoding ADAMTS-like protein 2 isoform X5: protein MARAQDGTSCKDRTYQGVCINGRCEPVGCDGSLYSARTMDRCRVCGGDGSACHRVSGTFRRAVSQIGYVFITNIPAGATDILIIERRKTENILALADESGHFFFNGNSAIDNPQNFRVAGTIFKYRRPSSLNSDGLEYIIAHGPTNQSLNAMYYNFNGKMPHITYDYTVPRTPPLRTAAPAVDRPLYHHLPETSQNHPIPANSRASQDFNATWLSLAPEDTSEQLPLREGHEDLGFSHPHFFQTNSSSQTQDWGWEQGEEKEKYDFQIRQVYHANRGEEEEEETAANGGETELALRFNQISISTAVPYSMRRPELSENSRGASSRLRLFRRLCHRDPHNAAFCRELQHLAARLATRNSTAGLWTEAAAWWPQGLHKAPARKNSLEDLKAFAGSQGEAANHSMMASVESPLLGASPTVDISQAEPLQAPGTESNEFDVGHDDISLADMYRWKVSAYAPCSSTCTSAGISTSYAMCVRYDGVEVDETYCDALTRPEPTHEFCTGRDCQPRWETSRWSECSRTCGEGYQYRTVRCWKMLAPGFDSSVYDDLCEAAGLARPMERKACKNKACGPQWELSEWSECSARCGAQGTMRREVRCSVETPLCDEARKPSSEKVCTGPPCGRRWTASDWGPCSGACGEGRMSRFVACRNLEGKVISSSQCDPATKPLAVHPCGDKNCPAHWVEQEWEQCDASCGRGVKTRVVLCAGLENGVYREYPEKRCEAAQKPEEQAACFRRPCSTWFTTSWSQCSKTCGAGLRLREVKCYQGEALTQGCDPDSKPEARQMCQLQPCPTEAPEEDCEDKATANCVLVLKVKLCSHWYYRKACCRSCRLRSP, encoded by the exons ATGGCCCGAGCCCAGGATGGTACCTCCTGCAAGGACAGGACCTATCAAGGGGTCTGCATTAACGGGAGGTGTGAG CCAGTTGGGTGCGACGGGAGCCTGTACTCAGCCCGGACGATGGACAGATGCAGGGTGTGTGGAGGGGACGGCAGCGCTTGCCACCGCGTCTCGGGCACCTTCCGAAGGGCAGTCTCACAGATAG GTTACGTGTTCATCACCAACATCCCTGCAGGTGCCACAGACATCCTCATCATTGAGcgcaggaaaacagaaaacatcctaG CACTCGCAGATGAATCTGGGCATTTCTTCTTCAACGGCAACTCTGCCATTGACAACCCCCAGAACTTCAGGGTAGCTGGCACCATCTTCAAGTACCGGCGGCCCTCGAGCCTGAACTCGGATGGGCTGGAGTATATCATAGCTCACGGGCCCACTAACCAGTCTCTGAATGCCATG TACTATAACTTCAATGGGAAAATGCCACATATAACTTATGACTACACTGTGCCACGGACACCACCTCTCCGaactgcagccccagcagtAGACAGACCTCTTTACCACCACCTGCCAGAGACCAGTCAGAACCATCCCATTCCAGCCAACTCCAGAGCTTCCCAGGACTTCAATGCCACGTGGCTCTCCCTGGCACCAGAGGACACCAGTGAACAGCTTCCTCTAAGAGAAGGGCATGAAGATTTAGGCTTTAGCCACCCGCACTTCTTCCAAACCAACTCCAGCAGTCAGACTCAGGACTGGGGCTGGGAACAAGGTGAAGAGAAGGAGAAGTATGACTTCCAGATAAGACAGGTCTACCATGCAaacagaggagaggaagaggaggaggaaacagcagcaaacGGTGGAGAAACAGAGTTGG CTCTCAGGTTCAATCAGATTTCCATCAGCACGGCTGTGCCCTACAGCATGAGGAGACCCGAGCTGTCAGAGAACAGCCGCGGAGCGTCCTCCAGGCTCCGGCTCTTCAGGCGACTGTGTCACCGAGACCCTCACAACGCTGccttctgcagggagctgcagcacctggcagccaggctggccacGAGGAACTCCACAGCAGGACTGTGGACTGAGGCAGCTGCCTGGTGGCCACAGGGCCTCCACAAAGCGCCGGCCCGTAAGAACTCACTGGAGGACTTGAAGGCTTTTGCTGGGAGTCAGGGGGAAGCAGCCAACCACAGCATGATGGCATCTGTGGAGAGCCCTCTGCTAGGTGCCAGCCCAACCGTGGACATCAGCCAGGCAGAGCCTCTGCAAGCTCCTGGCACTGAAAG CAATGAGTTTGATGTGGGCCATGATGACATCAGCTTGGCTGACATGTATCGGTGGAAAGTCTCAGCTTATGCCCCCTGCAGCTCCACCTGCACGTCAG CAGGTATCAGCACCTCCTACGCGATGTGTGTCCGGTACGACGGTGTGGAAGTGGATGAAACATACTGTGATGCCCTAACCCGGCCAGAACCTACTCATGAATTTTGCACAGGGAGAGATTGTCAGCCCAG GTGGGAGACCAGCCGGTGGAGCGAATGCTCCAGGACCTGTGGTGAGGGCTATCAGTACCGCACCGTGCGCTGCTGGAAGATGCTGGCTCCGGGCTTTGACAGCTCCGTTTATGATGATCTGTGcgaggcagctgggctggccagGCCCATGGAGAGGAAAGCCTGCAAGAACAAGGCCTGTGGGCCCCAGTGGGAGCTCTCCGAGTGGTCCGAG TGCTCGGCGCGCTGCGGCGCCCAGGGGACGATGAGGAGGGAGGTTCGGTGCTCGGTGGAAACCCCGCTCTGCGACGAGGCTCGGAAGCCCAGCAGCGAGAAGGTCTGCACGGGCCCGCCCTGCGGCCGCCGCTGGACCGCCTCGGACTGGGGCCCG TGCTCAGGTGCGTGTGGCGAGGGACGCATGAGCCGCTTCGTCGCCTGTCGCAACCTGGAGGGCAAAGTGATCTCCAGCTCTCAGTGTGACCCGGCCACCAAGCCCCTGGCTGTGCATCCCTGCGGGGACAAGAACTGCCCCGCGCACTGGGTGGAGCAGGAGTGGGAGCAG TGTGATGCCAGCTGTGGGCGAGGGGTGAAGACCCGGGTCGTCTTGTGTGCGGGCCTGGAGAACGGGGTGTACAGGGAGTACCCCGAGAAGCGCTGTGAAGCCGCTCAGAAACCTGAGGAGCAAGCTGCCTGTTTCAGGAGGCCGTGTTCAACCTGGTTCACTACCTCTTGGTCTCAG TGCAGCAAGACGTGTGGTGCTGGCCTGCGCCTGCGTGAGGTGAAGTGTTACCAGGGGGAAGCTCTGACCCAGGGCTGCGACCCCGATTCCAAGCCAGAAGCCAGGCAGATGTGCCAGCTCCAGCCATGCCCCACAGAGGCACCAG AAGAAGACTGTGAAGACAAAGCTACGGCCAACTGCGTGCTGGTGCTGAAGGTGAAGCTGTGCTCTCACTGGTACTACAGGAAGGCTTGCTGCCGGTCGTGTCGTCTCAGGTCACCCTGA
- the LOC127387336 gene encoding ADAMTS-like protein 2 isoform X1, with protein MAAASHRLLLLLLLRAAAPLGAKDSSEAADGAGPWDEEVTKWWGEWSSWSTCSRSCGGGVMSRERHCLRQRLQMPQGTNSTMCVGQAKYYQLCQQQPCPANTASFKQQQCSSFNAKAFGKRYYHWMPLYPDDYTSISNKPCDLQCTTRSGERQLMARAQDGTSCKDRTYQGVCINGRCEPVGCDGSLYSARTMDRCRVCGGDGSACHRVSGTFRRAVSQIGYVFITNIPAGATDILIIERRKTENILALADESGHFFFNGNSAIDNPQNFRVAGTIFKYRRPSSLNSDGLEYIIAHGPTNQSLNAMYYNFNGKMPHITYDYTVPRTPPLRTAAPAVDRPLYHHLPETSQNHPIPANSRASQDFNATWLSLAPEDTSEQLPLREGHEDLGFSHPHFFQTNSSSQTQDWGWEQGEEKEKYDFQIRQVYHANRGEEEEEETAANGGETELALRFNQISISTAVPYSMRRPELSENSRGASSRLRLFRRLCHRDPHNAAFCRELQHLAARLATRNSTAGLWTEAAAWWPQGLHKAPARKNSLEDLKAFAGSQGEAANHSMMASVESPLLGASPTVDISQAEPLQAPGTESNEFDVGHDDISLADMYRWKVSAYAPCSSTCTSAGISTSYAMCVRYDGVEVDETYCDALTRPEPTHEFCTGRDCQPRWETSRWSECSRTCGEGYQYRTVRCWKMLAPGFDSSVYDDLCEAAGLARPMERKACKNKACGPQWELSEWSECSARCGAQGTMRREVRCSVETPLCDEARKPSSEKVCTGPPCGRRWTASDWGPCSGACGEGRMSRFVACRNLEGKVISSSQCDPATKPLAVHPCGDKNCPAHWVEQEWEQCDASCGRGVKTRVVLCAGLENGVYREYPEKRCEAAQKPEEQAACFRRPCSTWFTTSWSQCSKTCGAGLRLREVKCYQGEALTQGCDPDSKPEARQMCQLQPCPTEAPEEDCEDKATANCVLVLKVKLCSHWYYRKACCRSCRLRSP; from the exons ATGGCCGCCGCTTCCcaccgcctcctcctcctcctcctcctccgcgccgccgccccccTGGGCGCTAAG GACAGTAGTGAGGCAGCAGATGGAGCTGGCCCCTGGGATGAAGAAGTCACCAAGTGGTGGGGAGAGTGGAGCTCCTGGTCCACCTGCTCCCGATCCTGCGGGGGAGGCGTGATGTCCCGGGAGAGGCACTGCTTGCGGCAGAG gCTCCAGATGCCCCAGGGAACAAACAGCACCATGTGTGTTGGTCAAGCCAAGTACTACCAattgtgccagcagcag CCCTGCCCAGCCAACACAGCAAGcttcaaacagcagcagtgctccAGTTTCAATGCCAAAGCCTTTGGGAAGCGCTACTACCACTGGATGCCCCTCtatccag ATGACTACACCAGTATCTCCAACAAGCCCTGTGACCTCCAGTGCACCACTCGGAGTGGAGAGAGGCAGCTGATGGCCCGAGCCCAGGATGGTACCTCCTGCAAGGACAGGACCTATCAAGGGGTCTGCATTAACGGGAGGTGTGAG CCAGTTGGGTGCGACGGGAGCCTGTACTCAGCCCGGACGATGGACAGATGCAGGGTGTGTGGAGGGGACGGCAGCGCTTGCCACCGCGTCTCGGGCACCTTCCGAAGGGCAGTCTCACAGATAG GTTACGTGTTCATCACCAACATCCCTGCAGGTGCCACAGACATCCTCATCATTGAGcgcaggaaaacagaaaacatcctaG CACTCGCAGATGAATCTGGGCATTTCTTCTTCAACGGCAACTCTGCCATTGACAACCCCCAGAACTTCAGGGTAGCTGGCACCATCTTCAAGTACCGGCGGCCCTCGAGCCTGAACTCGGATGGGCTGGAGTATATCATAGCTCACGGGCCCACTAACCAGTCTCTGAATGCCATG TACTATAACTTCAATGGGAAAATGCCACATATAACTTATGACTACACTGTGCCACGGACACCACCTCTCCGaactgcagccccagcagtAGACAGACCTCTTTACCACCACCTGCCAGAGACCAGTCAGAACCATCCCATTCCAGCCAACTCCAGAGCTTCCCAGGACTTCAATGCCACGTGGCTCTCCCTGGCACCAGAGGACACCAGTGAACAGCTTCCTCTAAGAGAAGGGCATGAAGATTTAGGCTTTAGCCACCCGCACTTCTTCCAAACCAACTCCAGCAGTCAGACTCAGGACTGGGGCTGGGAACAAGGTGAAGAGAAGGAGAAGTATGACTTCCAGATAAGACAGGTCTACCATGCAaacagaggagaggaagaggaggaggaaacagcagcaaacGGTGGAGAAACAGAGTTGG CTCTCAGGTTCAATCAGATTTCCATCAGCACGGCTGTGCCCTACAGCATGAGGAGACCCGAGCTGTCAGAGAACAGCCGCGGAGCGTCCTCCAGGCTCCGGCTCTTCAGGCGACTGTGTCACCGAGACCCTCACAACGCTGccttctgcagggagctgcagcacctggcagccaggctggccacGAGGAACTCCACAGCAGGACTGTGGACTGAGGCAGCTGCCTGGTGGCCACAGGGCCTCCACAAAGCGCCGGCCCGTAAGAACTCACTGGAGGACTTGAAGGCTTTTGCTGGGAGTCAGGGGGAAGCAGCCAACCACAGCATGATGGCATCTGTGGAGAGCCCTCTGCTAGGTGCCAGCCCAACCGTGGACATCAGCCAGGCAGAGCCTCTGCAAGCTCCTGGCACTGAAAG CAATGAGTTTGATGTGGGCCATGATGACATCAGCTTGGCTGACATGTATCGGTGGAAAGTCTCAGCTTATGCCCCCTGCAGCTCCACCTGCACGTCAG CAGGTATCAGCACCTCCTACGCGATGTGTGTCCGGTACGACGGTGTGGAAGTGGATGAAACATACTGTGATGCCCTAACCCGGCCAGAACCTACTCATGAATTTTGCACAGGGAGAGATTGTCAGCCCAG GTGGGAGACCAGCCGGTGGAGCGAATGCTCCAGGACCTGTGGTGAGGGCTATCAGTACCGCACCGTGCGCTGCTGGAAGATGCTGGCTCCGGGCTTTGACAGCTCCGTTTATGATGATCTGTGcgaggcagctgggctggccagGCCCATGGAGAGGAAAGCCTGCAAGAACAAGGCCTGTGGGCCCCAGTGGGAGCTCTCCGAGTGGTCCGAG TGCTCGGCGCGCTGCGGCGCCCAGGGGACGATGAGGAGGGAGGTTCGGTGCTCGGTGGAAACCCCGCTCTGCGACGAGGCTCGGAAGCCCAGCAGCGAGAAGGTCTGCACGGGCCCGCCCTGCGGCCGCCGCTGGACCGCCTCGGACTGGGGCCCG TGCTCAGGTGCGTGTGGCGAGGGACGCATGAGCCGCTTCGTCGCCTGTCGCAACCTGGAGGGCAAAGTGATCTCCAGCTCTCAGTGTGACCCGGCCACCAAGCCCCTGGCTGTGCATCCCTGCGGGGACAAGAACTGCCCCGCGCACTGGGTGGAGCAGGAGTGGGAGCAG TGTGATGCCAGCTGTGGGCGAGGGGTGAAGACCCGGGTCGTCTTGTGTGCGGGCCTGGAGAACGGGGTGTACAGGGAGTACCCCGAGAAGCGCTGTGAAGCCGCTCAGAAACCTGAGGAGCAAGCTGCCTGTTTCAGGAGGCCGTGTTCAACCTGGTTCACTACCTCTTGGTCTCAG TGCAGCAAGACGTGTGGTGCTGGCCTGCGCCTGCGTGAGGTGAAGTGTTACCAGGGGGAAGCTCTGACCCAGGGCTGCGACCCCGATTCCAAGCCAGAAGCCAGGCAGATGTGCCAGCTCCAGCCATGCCCCACAGAGGCACCAG AAGAAGACTGTGAAGACAAAGCTACGGCCAACTGCGTGCTGGTGCTGAAGGTGAAGCTGTGCTCTCACTGGTACTACAGGAAGGCTTGCTGCCGGTCGTGTCGTCTCAGGTCACCCTGA
- the LOC127387336 gene encoding ADAMTS-like protein 2 isoform X2 yields MAAASHRLLLLLLLRAAAPLGAKDSSEAADGAGPWDEEVTKWWGEWSSWSTCSRSCGGGVMSRERHCLRQRLQMPQGTNSTMCVGQAKYYQLCQQQPCPANTASFKQQQCSSFNAKAFGKRYYHWMPLYPDDYTSISNKPCDLQCTTRSGERQLMARAQDGTSCKDRTYQGVCINGRCEPVGCDGSLYSARTMDRCRVCGGDGSACHRVSGTFRRAVSQIGYVFITNIPAGATDILIIERRKTENILALADESGHFFFNGNSAIDNPQNFRVAGTIFKYRRPSSLNSDGLEYIIAHGPTNQSLNAMYYNFNGKMPHITYDYTVPRTPPLRTAAPAVDRPLYHHLPETSQNHPIPANSRASQDFNATWLSLAPEDTSEQLPLREGHEDLGFSHPHFFQTNSSSQTQDWGWEQGEEKEKYDFQIRQVYHANRGEEEEEETAANGGETELALRFNQISISTAVPYSMRRPELSENSRGASSRLRLFRRLCHRDPHNAAFCRELQHLAARLATRNSTAGLWTEAAAWWPQGLHKAPARKNSLEDLKAFAGSQGEAANHSMMASVESPLLGASPTVDISQAEPLQAPGTESNEFDVGHDDISLADMYRWKVSAYAPCSSTCTSGISTSYAMCVRYDGVEVDETYCDALTRPEPTHEFCTGRDCQPRWETSRWSECSRTCGEGYQYRTVRCWKMLAPGFDSSVYDDLCEAAGLARPMERKACKNKACGPQWELSEWSECSARCGAQGTMRREVRCSVETPLCDEARKPSSEKVCTGPPCGRRWTASDWGPCSGACGEGRMSRFVACRNLEGKVISSSQCDPATKPLAVHPCGDKNCPAHWVEQEWEQCDASCGRGVKTRVVLCAGLENGVYREYPEKRCEAAQKPEEQAACFRRPCSTWFTTSWSQCSKTCGAGLRLREVKCYQGEALTQGCDPDSKPEARQMCQLQPCPTEAPEEDCEDKATANCVLVLKVKLCSHWYYRKACCRSCRLRSP; encoded by the exons ATGGCCGCCGCTTCCcaccgcctcctcctcctcctcctcctccgcgccgccgccccccTGGGCGCTAAG GACAGTAGTGAGGCAGCAGATGGAGCTGGCCCCTGGGATGAAGAAGTCACCAAGTGGTGGGGAGAGTGGAGCTCCTGGTCCACCTGCTCCCGATCCTGCGGGGGAGGCGTGATGTCCCGGGAGAGGCACTGCTTGCGGCAGAG gCTCCAGATGCCCCAGGGAACAAACAGCACCATGTGTGTTGGTCAAGCCAAGTACTACCAattgtgccagcagcag CCCTGCCCAGCCAACACAGCAAGcttcaaacagcagcagtgctccAGTTTCAATGCCAAAGCCTTTGGGAAGCGCTACTACCACTGGATGCCCCTCtatccag ATGACTACACCAGTATCTCCAACAAGCCCTGTGACCTCCAGTGCACCACTCGGAGTGGAGAGAGGCAGCTGATGGCCCGAGCCCAGGATGGTACCTCCTGCAAGGACAGGACCTATCAAGGGGTCTGCATTAACGGGAGGTGTGAG CCAGTTGGGTGCGACGGGAGCCTGTACTCAGCCCGGACGATGGACAGATGCAGGGTGTGTGGAGGGGACGGCAGCGCTTGCCACCGCGTCTCGGGCACCTTCCGAAGGGCAGTCTCACAGATAG GTTACGTGTTCATCACCAACATCCCTGCAGGTGCCACAGACATCCTCATCATTGAGcgcaggaaaacagaaaacatcctaG CACTCGCAGATGAATCTGGGCATTTCTTCTTCAACGGCAACTCTGCCATTGACAACCCCCAGAACTTCAGGGTAGCTGGCACCATCTTCAAGTACCGGCGGCCCTCGAGCCTGAACTCGGATGGGCTGGAGTATATCATAGCTCACGGGCCCACTAACCAGTCTCTGAATGCCATG TACTATAACTTCAATGGGAAAATGCCACATATAACTTATGACTACACTGTGCCACGGACACCACCTCTCCGaactgcagccccagcagtAGACAGACCTCTTTACCACCACCTGCCAGAGACCAGTCAGAACCATCCCATTCCAGCCAACTCCAGAGCTTCCCAGGACTTCAATGCCACGTGGCTCTCCCTGGCACCAGAGGACACCAGTGAACAGCTTCCTCTAAGAGAAGGGCATGAAGATTTAGGCTTTAGCCACCCGCACTTCTTCCAAACCAACTCCAGCAGTCAGACTCAGGACTGGGGCTGGGAACAAGGTGAAGAGAAGGAGAAGTATGACTTCCAGATAAGACAGGTCTACCATGCAaacagaggagaggaagaggaggaggaaacagcagcaaacGGTGGAGAAACAGAGTTGG CTCTCAGGTTCAATCAGATTTCCATCAGCACGGCTGTGCCCTACAGCATGAGGAGACCCGAGCTGTCAGAGAACAGCCGCGGAGCGTCCTCCAGGCTCCGGCTCTTCAGGCGACTGTGTCACCGAGACCCTCACAACGCTGccttctgcagggagctgcagcacctggcagccaggctggccacGAGGAACTCCACAGCAGGACTGTGGACTGAGGCAGCTGCCTGGTGGCCACAGGGCCTCCACAAAGCGCCGGCCCGTAAGAACTCACTGGAGGACTTGAAGGCTTTTGCTGGGAGTCAGGGGGAAGCAGCCAACCACAGCATGATGGCATCTGTGGAGAGCCCTCTGCTAGGTGCCAGCCCAACCGTGGACATCAGCCAGGCAGAGCCTCTGCAAGCTCCTGGCACTGAAAG CAATGAGTTTGATGTGGGCCATGATGACATCAGCTTGGCTGACATGTATCGGTGGAAAGTCTCAGCTTATGCCCCCTGCAGCTCCACCTGCACGTCAG GTATCAGCACCTCCTACGCGATGTGTGTCCGGTACGACGGTGTGGAAGTGGATGAAACATACTGTGATGCCCTAACCCGGCCAGAACCTACTCATGAATTTTGCACAGGGAGAGATTGTCAGCCCAG GTGGGAGACCAGCCGGTGGAGCGAATGCTCCAGGACCTGTGGTGAGGGCTATCAGTACCGCACCGTGCGCTGCTGGAAGATGCTGGCTCCGGGCTTTGACAGCTCCGTTTATGATGATCTGTGcgaggcagctgggctggccagGCCCATGGAGAGGAAAGCCTGCAAGAACAAGGCCTGTGGGCCCCAGTGGGAGCTCTCCGAGTGGTCCGAG TGCTCGGCGCGCTGCGGCGCCCAGGGGACGATGAGGAGGGAGGTTCGGTGCTCGGTGGAAACCCCGCTCTGCGACGAGGCTCGGAAGCCCAGCAGCGAGAAGGTCTGCACGGGCCCGCCCTGCGGCCGCCGCTGGACCGCCTCGGACTGGGGCCCG TGCTCAGGTGCGTGTGGCGAGGGACGCATGAGCCGCTTCGTCGCCTGTCGCAACCTGGAGGGCAAAGTGATCTCCAGCTCTCAGTGTGACCCGGCCACCAAGCCCCTGGCTGTGCATCCCTGCGGGGACAAGAACTGCCCCGCGCACTGGGTGGAGCAGGAGTGGGAGCAG TGTGATGCCAGCTGTGGGCGAGGGGTGAAGACCCGGGTCGTCTTGTGTGCGGGCCTGGAGAACGGGGTGTACAGGGAGTACCCCGAGAAGCGCTGTGAAGCCGCTCAGAAACCTGAGGAGCAAGCTGCCTGTTTCAGGAGGCCGTGTTCAACCTGGTTCACTACCTCTTGGTCTCAG TGCAGCAAGACGTGTGGTGCTGGCCTGCGCCTGCGTGAGGTGAAGTGTTACCAGGGGGAAGCTCTGACCCAGGGCTGCGACCCCGATTCCAAGCCAGAAGCCAGGCAGATGTGCCAGCTCCAGCCATGCCCCACAGAGGCACCAG AAGAAGACTGTGAAGACAAAGCTACGGCCAACTGCGTGCTGGTGCTGAAGGTGAAGCTGTGCTCTCACTGGTACTACAGGAAGGCTTGCTGCCGGTCGTGTCGTCTCAGGTCACCCTGA